The genomic segment GGAGATCGGCTCGCCGAGGTCCAAGGCCTTCATCCCCCGCACGAGCCCGTCCGTCGAGCCCATCGCGACGCAGCGGACCACGTTGTCGCCTATGTGGAGCGCCGCCTCGACCGTCAGGACGATCCCCCTCTCGGGATCGTCGATGCGGATCGCGTTCATGATCCTGGGCAGCCGATCCGACGGAAACTCGAGATCGACCGTCGGGCCGATCACCTGAAGGATCTTGCCGTAGTTGGGCTCGTTCGCCATCTCTGTCCTTTCCTGCGGGGCTCTTCGCCTGGAGCCCGCCGTCTCCCTCGACCCCGCTCGTGCGCTACTTGAGCGCCTCCGCGCCTCCAACCAGCTCGGACAGCTCCTTGGTGATCGCCCCCTGGCGGAGCTTGTTCCGGATCTGAGTGAGAGCGGTGATCATGTCGCCAGCGTTCTTGTTGGCCGCGCTCATCGAGATCAAGCGGGCGGCATGCTCGCTCGCGATCGAGTCAGCCATCGCCGCGAAGACGCGCGTCTGCACGTACCGCGGCAAGAGATCCCCGAGCACCGCGGCGGCCGAAGGCTCGAAGATGTACTCCCGAGGCCCAGCCCGCCCCTCGGCAGGTGAAGCCACCGGAAGGAATGTCTCCTGCAAGATGCGGCGGCTCCCGGTCGTGATGAAGCGCGTGTAGATGAAGTCGACCTTGTCGGTCCCCCCCTGGGCGAAGAGGTCGATCAGATGCCGGGCGAGATGAGCCGCCTTGCCGAGATCGACCTGGTCCCCCAGCTCCGGAAGGCGAATCGATCCCGTCCACTGTCGCCTCCCGAAGTGGTCGCAGGCGCGCTTGCCCACGCATATGAGGTTGGTTCGGCCCCGGTCGACCCCTCCGATCTCGTTCTCCGCGAAGCGGAACAGGTTCGAGTTGAACGCGCCGCAGAGGCCCTTGTCCGAGGCGATGACCACGATCGTCCGCCGCCCATCCCCTTTGCTCCCGAACAGCGGGTGGGCATGCGCGGCGGCCGTGCCCGACAGGCTCGCCAGAATCGCGCTCATCCGCTCCGCGTAAGGCCGCGCCGAGAGGCTGCGCTCCTGGGCCCGGCGCAGCTTCGCCGCCGCGACCATCTCCATCGCCTTGGTGATCTGCTGCGTGCTCTGGACCGAACGGATCCGGCGGCGTATGTCCTTGATGCTGGCCATCTCTCTCCTGAGGCTGCCTCCGCGACTACTTGCCCGGCGACGCCGAGAAGGAGTCTCTGAGCTTCCCGACGGCCTCGTGGAGCTTCTTCTCCGTCGCTTCGTCGAGCGCCTTGGTCGTCGCGAGAACGTGCCCGACGTCCGGGTATTCCTTGTCCATGTATGCGAACAGCTCGCGCTCAAACCGCGCGAGGGAGGATGTCGGAAGCTCATCCAGGTATCCATTCACGGCCGCGAAGATGATCATCAACTGCTTCTCAAGGGGAAGCGGCTGATAGAGGCCCTGCTTCAGCACCTCGACGGTCTTCTCCCCGCGGATGAGCTGCGAACGCGTCGCTCGATCAAGGTCGCTTCCGAACTGGGCGAAGGCCGCCAGCTCACGGTACTGCGCCAGATCGAGTCGCAGGCGTCCCGCGACCCGCCGCATCGCCTTCGTCTGGGCCTTTCCGCCGACGCGAGACACCGAGAGCCCCACGTTGATCGCGGGCCGGATGCCGGAGTAGAAGAGGTCGGTTTCCAGGTAGATCTGGCCGTCCGTGATCGAGATCACGTTGGTCGGGATGTAGGCGGAGACGTCGCCGGCCTGCGTCTCGATGATCGGGATCGCGGTCAACGATCCGCCCCCCAGCTCGTCCTTCAGCTTCGCCGCGCGCTCGAGGAGGCGGCTGTGGAGGTAGAACACGTCGCCGGGATAGGCCTCGCGGCCCGGCGGTCTGCGCAGG from the Candidatus Eisenbacteria bacterium genome contains:
- the atpG gene encoding ATP synthase F1 subunit gamma, with product MASIKDIRRRIRSVQSTQQITKAMEMVAAAKLRRAQERSLSARPYAERMSAILASLSGTAAAHAHPLFGSKGDGRRTIVVIASDKGLCGAFNSNLFRFAENEIGGVDRGRTNLICVGKRACDHFGRRQWTGSIRLPELGDQVDLGKAAHLARHLIDLFAQGGTDKVDFIYTRFITTGSRRILQETFLPVASPAEGRAGPREYIFEPSAAAVLGDLLPRYVQTRVFAAMADSIASEHAARLISMSAANKNAGDMITALTQIRNKLRQGAITKELSELVGGAEALK